A genomic segment from Castor canadensis chromosome 1, mCasCan1.hap1v2, whole genome shotgun sequence encodes:
- the LOC141416937 gene encoding olfactory receptor 8H1-like — protein sequence MLVLSLKELMLVFYKELGLPVCPGTILFMYLRPSTSYALEHDMIVSTFNTIVIPMLNPIVYNLRNKDNKTCVHGFILKGLTDSEEIQLVLSVLFLLIYLVTMLGNIGMVLTIHLDIQLHTPMYFFLRHPSFLDLCYSNVIMPKTLGNLVTSNKSISFTGCFTQMYFFILFGGAECFLLSFMAYDHYVAICNPLQYPVIMSSRLCSALLTETYMIGFMDSSVTMICMSRLHFCHSIVIHHFFCDTSPILALSCEDTFYTEIMAFIFVGSTLMVSLITISLSYVSIFCTILKIDSTLGKQKAFSTCASHLLRVIIFYSTVIFTYLKPTKSYSLGKDQVASVFYTIVILMLNPLIYSLRNKEVKNAFNRVMQKRDGSKVLRKQ from the exons ATGCTGGTCCTCTCACTGAAGGAATTAATGCTGGTCTTTTATAAGGAGCTTG GATTGCCAGTTTGTCCTGGGACAATCCTCTTCATGTATCTGAGACCAAGCACTAGCTATGCTTTGGAGCATGACATGATAGTGTCAACATTTAACACCATTGTGATTCCCATGCTGAATCCCATTGTCTACAACTTGAGAAACAAAGAT AACAAAACATGTGTGCATGGCTTCATCCTGAAGGGACTGACAGACTCTGAAGAGATCCAGCTGGTGCTCTCTGTGCTCTTTCTCCTGATATACCTGGTCACTATGCTGGGGAACATAGGGATGGTATTGACAATTCACCTTGATATCCAGCTTCACActcctatgtatttttttctccgtCACCCGTCATTTCTTGACCTCTGTTACTCAAATGTCATCATGCCTAAAACCTTAGGTAACTTAGTGACTTCCAACAAGAGCATTTCATTCACAGGCTGCTTCACACAGATGTACTTTTTTATCCTGTTTGGTGGTgctgaatgttttcttctttcattcatgGCCTATGATCACTATGTAGCCATCTGTAATCCACTACAGTATCCAGTTATTATGTCCTCAAGGCTGTGCTCTGCCCTCCTCACTGAAACCTATATGATTGGTTTTATGGATTCCTCTGTCACCATGATTTGCATGAGTAGATTACATTTCTGCCACTCCATTGTAATacatcactttttctgtgatacATCCCCAATTTTAGCCCTGTCCTGTGAGGATACGTTTTACACTGAAATTATGGCATTCATTTTTGTGGGTTCTACCTTAATGGTGTCACTTATCACAATATCTTTGTCTTATGTGTCCATTTTCTGTACTATTTTGAAAATTGATTCCACACTAGGAAAGCAGAAAGCCTTCTCTACGTGTGCATCCCATCTCCTGAGAGTCATTATCTTTTATAGCACTGTGATCTTTACATACTTAAAACCAACTAAGTCCTACTCCTTGGGAAAGGATCAAGTGGCTTCTGTTTTTTACACCATTGTGATCCTTATGCTGAATCCCCTTATTTATAGTCTTAGaaataaagaagtgaaaaatgcTTTCAATAGAGTCATGCAGAAGAGAGATGGCTCCAAGGTATTAAGAAAACAATAA